The Natronoglycomyces albus genome has a segment encoding these proteins:
- a CDS encoding FtsK/SpoIIIE domain-containing protein — translation MNWRKRLRDVIGHELAQARGAARALDAEAAKHAKDTQLRTRQTLARARKRQAALALIQERVLATIDARAQSEIERTVEAAVAAAEAAAPGAAGAPSWDEWALGATAGRDPAPLLRCGSIADRPQLPALVGLLDRSHVAIGDDAVQALPGLLLRALGSTPAGGVQLHVYDPEQLGGSLAAFAPLAQAALVQYVGPSGLRGMLDDLVEHVRRINATVLAGEHSSLARLAAVSGRRPEPARVVVLLNSAIADWSKEEYAQLARLRRTGIATGVHLVVVGTADAKAALEDDSPHTTWITANATGATGELAIELDPCPPAELITATAKKLADIHTAGREPAKLIDLLPADIWTASSATGLSVPIGERADGKLARVTLGDNPPHALIGGPSGSGKTNLLYAFIGALTATYSPDELELYLLDFKEGVSFARFASGQRDPTWLPHVRLVGVNINDDREFGLALLRHLKDEMRRRAEAAKRHEATKLEELREADPGGRWPRMVAVIDEFQALLEGRDAVTEEAVTLLEDLARRGRSQGIHLVLASQDVAGIEALWGRAGLVAQFTLRVALPKARRILADNNHLADAIPRFHAVVNAESGTVEANELVAIPNAGHAQAWTPLQEKLWKNRGDDNEPPLLFDGDVVPAMPDESAPGVARETALLGQTIDVAAKPALLRLHRAPGRNLAVLGTRSQEACDVLASAALSMARRQPLSVSLCCLDPDQVSGAWRLSMALEEAGATVSWHERLAEVTSQWEEHATGQLHLCVLYAVDAGSARLDRTQSHNLRQMLLEGPEHHLHTIGWWRSVPRLREDLGGFQARFDAIDAWLALDVQGPELAPLSPQAGGPAWYPRLRRGLFFDRAHHRKPEVLIPYRTEESLPNLAGVLGSLRGGGVGTHGSEGLGVFNSPRSPQGSGENIEQRDANSVGERSLGGT, via the coding sequence ATGAACTGGCGCAAGAGACTCCGCGACGTCATTGGCCACGAGCTGGCGCAGGCTCGCGGTGCCGCCCGCGCGCTGGATGCCGAGGCCGCCAAGCACGCCAAGGACACCCAGTTGCGCACGCGGCAGACGCTGGCTCGGGCCCGGAAACGCCAGGCGGCGCTGGCTTTGATTCAGGAGCGCGTCCTGGCCACCATCGACGCGCGTGCGCAAAGCGAGATCGAACGCACGGTCGAGGCGGCGGTGGCGGCAGCGGAGGCTGCCGCTCCCGGCGCGGCCGGTGCTCCCTCGTGGGATGAGTGGGCCCTGGGTGCCACGGCGGGTCGTGACCCGGCGCCGCTGTTGCGTTGTGGCTCCATTGCCGATAGACCTCAGCTGCCGGCGTTGGTGGGTCTTCTCGACCGCTCGCACGTGGCTATCGGCGATGACGCTGTTCAGGCCCTGCCGGGGTTGCTTTTGCGCGCCCTTGGTTCCACTCCGGCCGGGGGTGTCCAGTTGCATGTGTACGACCCGGAGCAACTTGGTGGTTCGCTGGCCGCGTTTGCCCCGCTGGCCCAGGCGGCTTTGGTGCAATACGTGGGTCCTTCCGGTCTGCGCGGGATGCTGGATGATTTGGTCGAGCATGTCCGTCGTATCAATGCCACGGTGTTGGCTGGGGAGCATTCGTCGCTGGCGCGGTTGGCCGCTGTCTCGGGGCGGCGGCCTGAACCGGCCCGGGTGGTCGTGTTGCTCAATTCGGCCATCGCTGACTGGTCGAAGGAGGAGTACGCCCAGCTGGCTCGCCTGCGTCGCACCGGCATCGCCACGGGTGTGCATCTGGTCGTGGTTGGTACCGCTGATGCCAAGGCCGCGTTGGAGGACGATTCTCCTCACACGACCTGGATTACCGCGAATGCCACCGGGGCCACCGGTGAGCTTGCCATCGAGTTGGATCCGTGCCCACCGGCGGAACTGATTACCGCCACCGCGAAGAAACTGGCCGATATTCACACCGCTGGGCGCGAGCCCGCCAAGCTGATCGACCTGCTGCCGGCGGACATCTGGACGGCTTCCTCCGCCACGGGCTTGTCGGTTCCCATCGGTGAGCGCGCCGATGGGAAGCTTGCCCGGGTCACACTGGGCGATAATCCGCCGCACGCTTTGATTGGGGGCCCGTCCGGTTCGGGCAAGACCAACCTGCTGTACGCGTTCATCGGGGCGCTGACTGCCACCTATTCCCCTGATGAGCTGGAGCTGTATCTGCTCGACTTCAAGGAGGGCGTCTCCTTTGCCCGCTTCGCTTCGGGTCAGCGCGACCCGACGTGGCTGCCACATGTGCGGCTCGTGGGCGTCAACATCAACGACGACCGTGAGTTTGGTTTGGCTCTCCTGCGCCATTTGAAGGACGAGATGCGCCGCCGCGCCGAGGCCGCGAAGCGGCACGAGGCTACAAAGCTCGAGGAGCTGCGCGAGGCCGACCCAGGAGGCCGGTGGCCGCGCATGGTGGCTGTCATCGACGAGTTTCAGGCGCTGTTGGAGGGCCGGGACGCGGTGACCGAGGAGGCCGTGACATTGCTGGAGGACTTGGCACGTCGGGGCCGCAGCCAGGGCATTCACCTGGTTCTCGCGTCGCAGGATGTGGCCGGGATTGAGGCGTTGTGGGGCCGGGCGGGTCTGGTCGCGCAGTTCACGTTGCGCGTCGCGCTGCCCAAAGCTCGGCGCATTCTGGCCGACAACAATCATCTGGCTGACGCGATCCCACGCTTTCACGCCGTGGTCAACGCGGAAAGCGGCACCGTGGAGGCCAATGAGTTGGTCGCGATTCCCAACGCCGGACATGCGCAGGCGTGGACTCCGTTGCAGGAGAAACTGTGGAAGAACCGTGGCGATGACAACGAGCCGCCTTTGCTGTTCGATGGTGATGTCGTTCCCGCCATGCCCGATGAGAGCGCGCCCGGGGTCGCCCGGGAGACCGCGCTGTTGGGGCAGACGATTGACGTGGCCGCGAAACCGGCGCTGTTGCGCTTGCACCGGGCCCCTGGCCGCAACTTGGCGGTGTTGGGCACGCGGTCACAAGAGGCCTGCGACGTGCTGGCCTCGGCGGCGTTGTCGATGGCGCGCCGCCAACCTTTGTCGGTCTCGCTGTGTTGTCTCGACCCTGACCAGGTCTCGGGGGCATGGAGGCTGTCGATGGCGCTGGAGGAGGCGGGGGCGACCGTGTCGTGGCACGAACGGCTCGCGGAGGTGACCTCGCAATGGGAGGAACACGCGACCGGGCAGTTGCACCTGTGCGTGCTGTACGCGGTGGACGCGGGTTCGGCACGTCTAGACCGGACGCAGTCGCATAACCTGCGGCAAATGTTGCTGGAGGGGCCCGAACATCATCTGCACACCATTGGCTGGTGGCGGTCGGTGCCGCGCCTGCGCGAGGACCTCGGGGGGTTCCAGGCTCGCTTTGACGCCATCGACGCCTGGTTGGCGTTGGATGTCCAGGGCCCCGAGTTGGCTCCACTGTCTCCCCAGGCCGGCGGGCCCGCCTGGTATCCCCGCTTGCGGCGGGGACTCTTCTTTGACCGGGCACACCACCGCAAACCGGAGGTGTTGATCCCCTATCGCACTGAGGAGTCGCTACCGAATCTGGCCGGGGTGCTCGGTTCGCTGCGCGGCGGCGGGGTGGGCACTCACGGCTCCGAAGGGCTTGGGGTCTTCAATAGCCCCCGCAGCCCGCAAGGCAGCGGCGAGAACATCGAACAGCGCGATGCGAACAGCGTCGGTGAGAGGAGCCTGGGTGGCACGTGA
- a CDS encoding isochorismatase family protein gives MSNGRALIVVDVQKDFCEGGSLAVTGGGNVALAIKEFIAENEGRWDHVVATRDYHIDPGSHFSENPDFVDSWPPHCVVGTEGAQFHPNFDPRVASAIFDKGAYEAAYSGFEGHSGEEELASWLRGNGINTVEVVGLATDHCVRATAVDAAREGFTTSVLLNLTAGVNPDTIASALAQMRHEGVELQGEPVGA, from the coding sequence ATGAGCAACGGCCGGGCATTGATAGTTGTTGACGTACAGAAGGACTTCTGCGAAGGTGGATCGCTCGCGGTCACCGGAGGCGGCAACGTGGCCTTGGCGATCAAGGAGTTCATCGCCGAGAACGAGGGCCGCTGGGACCACGTGGTGGCCACTCGCGACTACCACATCGATCCAGGTTCGCATTTTTCGGAGAACCCCGACTTTGTCGACTCGTGGCCTCCGCACTGTGTGGTGGGCACCGAGGGAGCACAGTTCCATCCGAACTTCGACCCCCGGGTGGCCTCGGCGATCTTCGACAAGGGCGCCTACGAAGCGGCCTATTCGGGGTTCGAGGGGCACAGCGGCGAGGAGGAGCTGGCTAGCTGGCTGCGCGGAAACGGCATCAACACGGTCGAAGTCGTCGGGCTGGCCACCGATCATTGCGTGCGGGCCACCGCCGTCGACGCGGCCCGGGAGGGTTTCACCACCTCAGTGCTGCTGAATCTCACCGCCGGAGTCAACCCGGACACGATCGCCAGCGCCTTGGCCCAGATGCGACACGAAGGTGTGGAGTTGCAAGGCGAGCCGGTGGGGGCCTAA
- the ctaD gene encoding cytochrome c oxidase subunit I, translating to MTTVSPKPIVARPWPVRRAPKGSWLARTLRTTDAKHIGILYFITSFAFFGIGGVMALVMRAELAQPGLQYLSVEQFNQLFTMHGTIMLLMFATPIVFAFGNYLVPLQIGAPDVAFPRLNAFAYWLYLFGSSMVVAGFFTPDGAASFGWFAYQPLSNAVHSPGVGADMWFVGLTISGLGTILGAVNMITTIVTMRAPGMLMFRMPIFTWNILITSLLILLAFPILAAALLAVVADRHLGAQVFNPDTGGAILWQHLFWFFGHPEVYIIALPFFGIVSEIFPVFSRKPIFGYKTLVFATLAIAALSMAVWAHHMYATGKVLLPFFALMTFLIAVPTGVKFFNWIGTMWRGQLTFEAPMLFSLGFLVTFLLGGLSGVLLASPPLDFHVSDSYFVVAHFHYVLFGTIVFAVFAGTYFWFPKVTGRMYDERLAQVHFWLTMIGFHTTFLVQHWLGNEGMPRRYADYQVMDNFTTLNMISTVGAFILGLSTLPFIWNMFKSYKAGRQVTVNDPWGYGGSLEWATSCPPPLRNFDRLPRIRSERPVFDEKWGHLLKQQESSVGKGTETTAIDEKKPPRPDID from the coding sequence GTGACTACGGTTTCGCCGAAGCCGATTGTCGCGCGTCCCTGGCCGGTACGCCGCGCGCCCAAAGGTTCATGGCTTGCTCGGACGCTGCGTACTACTGACGCCAAACACATCGGGATTCTGTACTTCATTACGTCGTTTGCCTTCTTCGGCATCGGCGGCGTGATGGCGCTGGTCATGCGCGCCGAACTGGCCCAGCCAGGTCTGCAGTATCTCTCCGTCGAACAGTTCAACCAGCTGTTCACCATGCACGGCACGATCATGTTGCTCATGTTTGCGACGCCGATCGTCTTCGCGTTTGGTAACTATCTGGTTCCGCTGCAAATCGGAGCTCCCGATGTCGCGTTCCCGCGACTCAACGCTTTTGCCTATTGGCTCTACCTCTTCGGCTCTTCGATGGTGGTAGCCGGATTCTTCACGCCTGACGGCGCGGCCTCCTTCGGGTGGTTCGCCTATCAGCCGCTGTCGAACGCCGTTCACTCCCCCGGAGTCGGTGCCGACATGTGGTTTGTGGGTCTGACCATTTCTGGTCTGGGCACCATCCTCGGCGCGGTCAACATGATCACCACGATCGTGACGATGCGCGCGCCCGGCATGCTGATGTTCCGGATGCCCATCTTCACGTGGAACATCCTGATCACTTCGCTGCTGATTCTGCTGGCCTTCCCGATTCTGGCCGCCGCGCTGCTGGCCGTCGTGGCCGACCGCCATCTCGGCGCACAAGTGTTCAACCCCGACACCGGGGGCGCGATCTTGTGGCAGCACCTCTTCTGGTTCTTTGGCCACCCAGAGGTGTACATCATCGCGTTGCCATTCTTCGGCATCGTCTCCGAAATCTTCCCGGTCTTTAGCCGCAAGCCCATCTTCGGTTACAAGACGCTGGTCTTCGCGACGCTGGCGATCGCCGCCTTGTCCATGGCCGTGTGGGCTCACCACATGTACGCCACTGGAAAGGTGCTGCTGCCGTTCTTCGCGCTGATGACGTTCTTGATCGCGGTGCCAACAGGGGTGAAGTTCTTCAACTGGATTGGCACCATGTGGCGAGGCCAGTTGACGTTCGAGGCACCGATGCTGTTCTCGCTGGGCTTCCTGGTGACGTTCTTGCTCGGTGGTCTCTCGGGTGTGCTGCTGGCTAGCCCGCCACTGGACTTCCACGTCTCGGACTCCTACTTCGTCGTCGCGCACTTCCACTACGTGTTGTTCGGAACGATCGTGTTCGCGGTGTTCGCGGGAACGTACTTCTGGTTCCCCAAGGTCACCGGGCGCATGTACGACGAGCGTCTAGCGCAGGTTCACTTCTGGCTGACGATGATCGGTTTCCACACGACCTTCCTGGTCCAGCACTGGCTGGGCAACGAGGGCATGCCGCGTCGTTACGCCGACTACCAGGTGATGGACAACTTCACGACGTTGAACATGATTTCGACTGTCGGCGCGTTCATCTTGGGTCTATCGACGCTGCCGTTCATCTGGAACATGTTCAAGTCCTACAAGGCTGGCCGTCAGGTGACGGTGAATGACCCGTGGGGCTATGGAGGTTCCCTGGAGTGGGCCACCAGCTGCCCACCGCCGCTGCGTAACTTCGACCGTCTGCCGCGCATCCGCTCGGAGCGCCCGGTATTCGATGAGAAGTGGGGCCACCTGCTCAAGCAGCAGGAGTCATCGGTCGGAAAGGGAACCGAAACGACCGCGATTGATGAAAAGAAGCCACCTAGGCCCGACATCGACTAG
- a CDS encoding roadblock/LC7 domain-containing protein — protein sequence MESSASTSEAVGELDWLLTSFVDKVPDVTHALTVSADGLALAASRGLANDRADQLAAITSGLASLTTGAAKVLNAGRIRQSVVDMDDGVLLLMSVGDRAQVLVLAESGCDLGQVGFETAVLVKRVYAAIEPAARD from the coding sequence ATGGAATCATCCGCATCTACCTCAGAGGCGGTTGGCGAGCTCGATTGGCTCCTGACCTCGTTTGTGGACAAGGTCCCGGACGTCACGCACGCCCTGACCGTGTCGGCCGATGGGCTGGCCCTGGCCGCCTCGCGTGGCTTGGCCAATGACCGCGCCGACCAGCTGGCGGCCATCACCTCGGGTTTGGCCAGTCTGACTACTGGCGCGGCGAAGGTACTCAACGCGGGTCGCATTCGCCAGTCAGTCGTGGACATGGACGACGGGGTGCTGCTTCTGATGTCGGTGGGCGACCGCGCTCAGGTGCTGGTGCTGGCCGAGTCAGGGTGCGATCTGGGCCAGGTTGGTTTCGAGACGGCCGTGCTAGTCAAGCGCGTCTACGCCGCGATCGAGCCCGCCGCGCGCGACTAG
- a CDS encoding sensor histidine kinase yields the protein MSPREARPRSTHLPVRTQLLLPITVALIGLLVLGVIHTAHSWRDYQAANDARALSELAQATNLVLRSGQAEITNAISMRNRELDVVLEELWEVTDAAGEYLDEIAPNALERFPALTDRVERAQRSLLELPQARETFRVYAAGESEPIDPEVQEAFTTYRTVADSMVHVGNALHGQSDNVDVANSLEALSLISESARSAGEMRFRLGSDLELAEQGLAEVDPERLAGFAVLAGKFDQQLDSFNQLATPESLNYFSDHFVDSPEVSQAQEAIGVYLSGHLPVMNPGEWESLQANLITTLHDVEDHASEQLDARVDDMHSSAVRSAVITVALITILAATSIFAATTLARRIARRVEILREEALTGAYEVLPKYVDSFSSATSAEQVDKLLSEAKGADVAPLPPRRVDEIDSLSEAFTAAQQQALKQTANQALLRLDVQAMMKTLARRGQGLVRRQQDVIEAYVDKYGATQDISDWRQIYHLLSRMRRNEENLLLMAGGQPGSRYHEAVDLRTVVSDAADAIEDASRVTIDGSSEVYLQAKPAGDLVRILSELLDNAASFSPPKQSVRVAMRHTSNDTIVTVSDDGIGLTPDQLADINRRLEEPEQLTSELTATMGLLVVGRLAALHGMHVQLHSTSGKGTLAMVRVPNTLLPSRTHSEILRRTQTPAPTRLALSAHAANLPVVGTGQEVEAPGAIDPIVPDQPRPVTTPTAPVSHATSQPEVGRARGNGGAGGVVSSSVDVTFKKVDRTLNSGHRTDRPGGLPRRDPGTLLVPGSVPAQREESSVDLDPEEVRDRLSGFASGIAAAEHHE from the coding sequence ATGTCCCCGCGCGAGGCACGCCCCCGTTCCACTCACCTGCCGGTGCGTACACAGTTGTTGCTGCCCATTACTGTGGCGCTCATCGGCTTGCTGGTGCTGGGTGTGATTCACACTGCTCACTCTTGGCGTGACTATCAAGCGGCCAATGACGCCCGAGCGCTGTCTGAGCTTGCCCAAGCCACCAACCTCGTGCTGCGCAGTGGACAAGCCGAGATCACCAACGCGATCTCCATGCGCAACCGAGAGCTTGACGTCGTGCTCGAAGAGTTGTGGGAGGTGACTGACGCGGCCGGGGAATACCTCGACGAGATCGCCCCGAACGCGCTGGAACGCTTCCCCGCTCTTACCGACCGCGTCGAACGCGCCCAGCGTTCCCTGTTGGAGCTGCCGCAGGCCCGCGAAACGTTCCGGGTCTATGCCGCCGGAGAGTCCGAACCCATCGACCCCGAGGTGCAGGAGGCGTTCACCACCTACCGCACGGTGGCCGACTCAATGGTCCACGTCGGTAACGCTCTCCACGGACAAAGCGATAACGTCGATGTCGCCAACTCCTTGGAAGCGCTCTCGCTCATCTCCGAATCCGCCCGCTCCGCCGGTGAAATGCGTTTCCGGCTCGGTTCGGACTTGGAACTGGCAGAGCAGGGTCTGGCAGAGGTCGACCCTGAGCGTCTGGCTGGGTTCGCTGTGCTGGCCGGTAAGTTCGACCAGCAGTTGGACTCGTTCAACCAGCTGGCTACCCCCGAATCCTTGAACTACTTTTCCGACCATTTCGTCGATAGTCCGGAAGTCTCCCAAGCTCAAGAGGCCATCGGGGTATATCTGTCCGGGCATCTGCCCGTCATGAACCCTGGCGAATGGGAATCTCTCCAGGCCAACCTCATCACCACCTTGCACGATGTCGAAGACCATGCCTCTGAACAGCTGGACGCCCGAGTTGACGACATGCACTCCTCGGCGGTCCGTTCGGCGGTCATCACCGTCGCTCTCATCACCATCTTGGCCGCGACGTCGATCTTCGCGGCTACGACGTTGGCGCGCCGGATCGCTCGCCGAGTCGAGATTCTGCGTGAAGAGGCGCTAACTGGGGCCTACGAAGTCCTCCCCAAATATGTGGACTCCTTCTCCAGTGCCACTAGCGCCGAGCAAGTCGACAAACTTCTCTCCGAAGCCAAGGGCGCGGATGTCGCTCCGCTGCCTCCACGCCGCGTTGACGAGATCGATTCCCTGTCTGAGGCGTTCACCGCCGCCCAACAGCAAGCTCTCAAGCAGACCGCCAACCAGGCGCTGCTACGACTCGATGTGCAGGCGATGATGAAGACGCTGGCCCGGCGTGGGCAGGGCCTGGTCCGACGCCAGCAAGACGTCATCGAAGCCTATGTGGACAAGTACGGCGCGACCCAGGACATTTCCGACTGGCGCCAGATTTATCACCTGCTCTCTCGCATGCGCCGCAACGAGGAGAACCTGCTGCTGATGGCCGGTGGCCAACCGGGTAGCCGCTATCACGAGGCCGTGGACCTGCGCACGGTCGTCTCCGATGCCGCCGACGCGATCGAAGACGCCTCTCGTGTCACCATCGATGGGTCCTCGGAGGTCTATCTCCAGGCCAAACCCGCCGGTGACCTGGTGCGCATCTTGTCGGAACTGCTCGACAACGCCGCTAGCTTCTCCCCGCCCAAACAGTCGGTGCGAGTCGCGATGCGGCACACCTCCAACGACACCATCGTCACTGTCTCCGACGACGGCATCGGTCTGACCCCCGACCAACTAGCCGACATTAACCGGCGACTCGAAGAGCCCGAACAATTGACCTCGGAACTGACCGCGACAATGGGTCTGCTCGTGGTCGGGCGGCTGGCCGCCCTGCACGGGATGCACGTACAACTTCATTCGACGTCTGGAAAGGGAACCTTGGCGATGGTCCGAGTCCCCAACACGTTGCTTCCTTCCCGGACGCACTCGGAGATTCTGCGTCGCACGCAGACTCCCGCCCCAACGCGCTTGGCGCTGTCAGCTCATGCGGCCAACCTGCCGGTGGTCGGGACTGGCCAGGAGGTGGAGGCCCCTGGCGCGATCGACCCGATCGTGCCCGACCAGCCTCGCCCGGTGACCACACCGACCGCGCCCGTTTCACACGCCACATCGCAACCCGAAGTTGGCCGCGCACGCGGCAATGGCGGTGCCGGTGGGGTTGTTTCCAGCTCAGTAGATGTTACTTTCAAAAAGGTGGATAGAACTCTGAACAGCGGTCACCGCACTGACCGCCCCGGCGGGCTCCCTCGACGCGACCCAGGCACCCTGCTCGTGCCCGGCTCCGTGCCCGCCCAACGCGAGGAATCGTCCGTTGACCTTGACCCAGAGGAAGTCCGAGACAGACTCTCCGGGTTCGCCTCCGGCATCGCCGCCGCTGAGCACCACGAGTAA
- the ahcY gene encoding adenosylhomocysteinase, translating into MTKTLSTDDFKVADLSLAEFGRHEMRLAEHEMPGLMSLRQQYAATQPLAGARITGSLHMTVQTAVLIETLTALGAQVRWASCNIFSTQDHAAAAVVVGKGTPEDPQGVPVFAWKGETLEEYWWCTSRALDWGSEEPNMILDDGGDATMLVIKGAEYEKAGSVPGVDTAESEEHAEVLKLLAASVAEDNQRFTRMSQAIKGVTEETTTGVLRLYDMQRNGTLLFPAINVNDSVTKSKFDNKYGCRHSLTDGIMRATDVLIGGKVAVICGYGDVGKGCAESLRGQGARVIVTEIDPICALQAAMDGFQVATIEDVVAEADIFITATGSRDIITAEHMKQMKHQAIVGNIGHFDNEIDMAGLAKIEGIEKLEIKPQVHEWRFPGSAARDGHSVIVLSEGRLFNLGNATGHPSFVMSNSFTNQVLAQIELHTKPAEYPIGVYVLPKHLDEEVARLHLDALGVNLTTMTKEQAEYIGVDVNGPYKSDHYRY; encoded by the coding sequence ATGACGAAAACGCTAAGCACCGACGATTTCAAGGTCGCCGATCTCTCCCTGGCCGAGTTCGGTCGACACGAGATGCGTCTGGCCGAACACGAGATGCCCGGCCTCATGTCGCTGCGCCAGCAGTACGCGGCCACACAGCCCCTGGCGGGCGCTCGTATCACCGGTTCTCTGCACATGACCGTGCAGACGGCCGTCCTCATCGAAACCCTCACCGCCTTGGGCGCGCAGGTGCGGTGGGCCTCCTGCAACATCTTCTCCACCCAAGACCATGCTGCCGCGGCCGTCGTCGTGGGCAAGGGCACGCCCGAGGACCCGCAGGGCGTCCCCGTTTTCGCGTGGAAGGGCGAGACGCTCGAAGAATATTGGTGGTGCACCTCCCGCGCCCTGGACTGGGGTTCGGAAGAACCCAACATGATCCTCGATGACGGCGGCGACGCCACCATGCTGGTCATCAAGGGCGCCGAATATGAAAAGGCTGGCTCCGTGCCGGGCGTGGATACCGCCGAAAGCGAAGAGCACGCGGAAGTCCTCAAGCTGCTCGCCGCCTCGGTTGCCGAAGACAACCAGCGTTTCACCCGCATGTCGCAGGCGATCAAGGGTGTCACCGAGGAGACCACCACCGGGGTGCTGCGCCTATATGACATGCAGCGCAACGGGACCCTGTTGTTCCCGGCGATCAACGTCAACGACTCGGTGACCAAGAGCAAGTTCGACAACAAGTACGGCTGCCGCCACTCGCTGACCGACGGCATCATGCGCGCTACCGACGTACTCATCGGAGGCAAGGTCGCTGTGATCTGCGGTTACGGCGATGTCGGCAAGGGTTGCGCCGAGTCGCTGCGGGGCCAAGGCGCTCGCGTCATTGTCACCGAGATCGACCCGATCTGCGCTTTGCAAGCGGCGATGGACGGCTTCCAGGTCGCCACGATTGAGGATGTTGTGGCCGAGGCCGACATCTTCATCACCGCGACAGGCTCGCGCGACATCATCACCGCCGAGCACATGAAGCAGATGAAGCACCAAGCGATCGTGGGCAACATCGGCCACTTCGACAATGAGATCGACATGGCCGGGCTGGCCAAAATCGAGGGTATCGAGAAGCTAGAGATCAAGCCACAAGTGCACGAGTGGCGCTTCCCCGGCTCGGCCGCCCGCGACGGCCACTCGGTGATCGTGCTGAGCGAAGGGCGTCTGTTCAACCTGGGCAACGCGACTGGTCACCCGAGCTTCGTGATGAGCAACAGCTTCACCAACCAGGTGCTGGCCCAGATCGAGTTGCACACCAAGCCCGCGGAGTACCCCATTGGCGTGTATGTTCTGCCCAAGCATCTCGACGAGGAAGTCGCGCGTCTACACCTCGACGCGCTGGGCGTGAACTTGACGACGATGACGAAGGAACAGGCCGAGTACATCGGCGTCGACGTCAACGGGCCCTACAAGAGCGATCACTACCGTTACTGA
- a CDS encoding type II toxin-antitoxin system PemK/MazF family toxin: MEDMARLADEDSSGEPDVWEYDDYGNVRLLGGAVKRVPAESDGTEKSPAEELARLRSVIRDRTLMIRGAVYPIDVGDAKQRGKLLGLVLSLQRDGWSTVTVLPTSTRARESIFRPALEVAGQQTVVMIDQIRTIDTRFVVGEMVDFIVGGDRERVEYALARYLGLPLL; encoded by the coding sequence ATGGAAGACATGGCTCGTCTGGCCGATGAGGACTCCTCGGGGGAGCCGGATGTTTGGGAGTACGACGACTACGGCAACGTTAGGTTGTTAGGTGGTGCGGTGAAGAGAGTCCCAGCCGAAAGTGATGGAACTGAGAAGTCCCCAGCTGAGGAGCTCGCGCGCCTCCGGTCCGTTATTCGCGATCGAACGTTAATGATTAGGGGAGCGGTATATCCCATTGACGTGGGCGATGCGAAGCAGCGAGGGAAGCTCCTAGGTCTGGTGCTTAGCCTGCAGCGTGACGGTTGGAGCACCGTAACAGTGCTGCCAACGTCGACACGAGCGCGCGAATCCATCTTTCGTCCCGCCCTTGAGGTAGCGGGACAGCAAACGGTGGTGATGATCGACCAGATTCGCACCATCGACACCCGATTCGTCGTCGGCGAGATGGTCGACTTCATCGTGGGAGGCGACCGGGAGCGCGTTGAATACGCACTCGCGCGGTACCTGGGCCTTCCCCTGCTTTAA
- a CDS encoding MarR family winged helix-turn-helix transcriptional regulator has translation MDSAMESVLLDKWHKTLTLYHELSCALESTLQELHGLGLSEFEVLERLRRYEAECERGSDECALKTLESRMHLSQSALSRTVSRLTNDGLVIRDINTTDRRAAMLKLTDEGRAKHEEAKPSHREVLAKFLD, from the coding sequence ATGGACTCAGCAATGGAAAGCGTGCTGCTAGACAAGTGGCATAAAACACTGACGCTGTATCACGAGTTGTCGTGTGCGCTGGAGTCCACCTTGCAAGAGCTACATGGCCTCGGGCTCAGCGAGTTCGAGGTCCTGGAACGGCTGCGGCGCTACGAGGCCGAATGCGAGCGAGGTTCCGACGAGTGCGCCCTCAAGACTCTGGAGTCGCGCATGCACTTGAGCCAAAGCGCCCTGTCGCGCACCGTCTCCCGGTTGACAAACGACGGTCTCGTCATCCGTGACATAAACACGACCGACCGCCGTGCGGCGATGCTGAAGCTGACCGACGAGGGCCGCGCCAAGCATGAGGAGGCCAAGCCCAGCCACCGCGAGGTGCTGGCGAAGTTTCTTGACTAG